The region TGTGGACCCGCAGGCCGCCGCGCCGCTGATCAGGACTGCGGTGGCGGCGTACGCCCACCACCGACCCTGCCGTCGAGCCGCTGCGTCCGTCATGTGCTGGCCTCCTGTGCTTGTCGATTCACTCAGTGCTGGGGTGGTGGTCCGAGCAGCTCGATGCCGTGCCGAGCGGCGGCGTGACCGAGGGTGGCCGGGTCGATGGGTGCCGGGTCGGGCAGTCGCCGGTCGAGTGCGGGGGTGCCGGCCTCGGCGGCGAACTGCTCGAAACCGGACGGGGTGGTGATCTGCAGGGCACGTAGCGGCTCGTCGGGTCCGACGAGGAAGGTGTGTGGCAGCCCGACGGGCAGCAGGACGAAGTCACCGGGCCCGGCGGTGAAGGCCTCGCCGTCACAGCGGAACTCGGCCGTGCCGGACAGCAGGTAGAACAGTTCGTCCTCGTGCTGGTGCCGATGCAGAGGCGCGGCGAAGCCGGGCGGGTTGACGAACTCGACGACGGTGAGACGGCCGCGGGTCTGCTCGCCGGTCGCCTTCACGGTCATCAGGCTGCCGACGAACCAGTGGGCTTCTCC is a window of Micromonospora sp. WMMD961 DNA encoding:
- a CDS encoding quercetin 2,3-dioxygenase — its product is MSARPYVRHAGDGEAHWFVGSLMTVKATGEQTRGRLTVVEFVNPPGFAAPLHRHQHEDELFYLLSGTAEFRCDGEAFTAGPGDFVLLPVGLPHTFLVGPDEPLRALQITTPSGFEQFAAEAGTPALDRRLPDPAPIDPATLGHAAARHGIELLGPPPQH